A portion of the Krasilnikovia cinnamomea genome contains these proteins:
- a CDS encoding dynamin family protein, giving the protein MPRSIRISADQDQAIAGTRKMLKAHQLFEYVERLNRGMREAAEQQPAVVVVGEVKRGKSSLVNALTGRDVSPVDVEVATAAFLRVVPPSDDLPDGTWALVGPDGRRPVPAPEAAAFLRAGPGEDEAESAEYAEVAADSRWLPTVTLVDTPGVGGLESAHTRLASWAAARAGVLLMVTDAGQVLTAPELRFLQEAAQGVETVVFAVTKSDRYPDGGGQILAENAALLRTHAPRFAGSPMLAVSASLAAEAGTVDGDPEIRELLERESNLPALAQVLRERTADARTVGLANVLRVAITGLDRLTGDLQGRRRGAAGSPDGGDPVQAERDALTQLRLRERRWRSDLDRDLLRFRQSAIRDAGRLLDDVRDRWKLRISKEWSGVTEDGARQLLGELRSELRLVAAHVSATVQDGLVATLAEQIGGVDAAVAVLRPVTADFEIELTPGRRGPDMSSGMLDPSLASSAVMGAGMATRLGVIHATGATIFGPMGLLFGGAWFLVNLGMRRLRVGRQRLEAALNESLAVLRGDLAAGIDAAIRDCRPEVGIAVEDQLRAEIARVTAVIQEAERHAKASAHEREQEVAAVDRELAAVATQRDLVVRELALLARPGTSAASAASHSR; this is encoded by the coding sequence ATGCCACGCAGCATCAGGATCAGCGCGGACCAGGACCAAGCCATCGCCGGTACCCGGAAGATGCTCAAAGCGCACCAGCTGTTCGAGTACGTGGAGCGACTGAACCGTGGCATGCGCGAGGCGGCCGAGCAGCAACCCGCGGTCGTCGTGGTCGGCGAGGTGAAGCGCGGCAAGAGCTCGCTGGTCAACGCCCTGACCGGACGGGACGTGTCCCCGGTCGACGTGGAGGTGGCGACCGCGGCGTTCCTGCGCGTGGTGCCGCCGTCGGACGACCTGCCGGACGGCACCTGGGCCCTGGTCGGCCCGGACGGGCGGCGCCCGGTGCCCGCTCCCGAGGCGGCCGCCTTCCTGCGGGCCGGACCCGGCGAGGACGAGGCGGAGTCCGCCGAGTACGCCGAGGTGGCGGCGGACAGCCGGTGGCTGCCCACGGTGACCCTGGTGGACACGCCCGGGGTGGGCGGCCTGGAGTCGGCGCACACCCGGCTCGCCTCGTGGGCGGCGGCACGCGCGGGCGTGCTGCTCATGGTGACCGACGCCGGCCAGGTGCTCACCGCGCCGGAGCTGCGGTTCCTCCAGGAGGCGGCGCAGGGCGTGGAGACGGTGGTGTTCGCCGTGACCAAGTCCGACCGTTACCCCGACGGCGGCGGTCAGATCCTCGCCGAGAACGCGGCCCTGTTGCGGACGCACGCCCCCCGGTTCGCCGGCTCGCCGATGCTGGCCGTCTCGGCGAGCCTGGCCGCCGAGGCCGGCACCGTCGACGGCGACCCGGAGATCCGGGAACTGCTGGAACGGGAGTCGAACCTGCCCGCCCTGGCACAGGTGCTGCGCGAGCGCACCGCCGACGCCCGTACGGTCGGGTTGGCGAACGTGCTGCGCGTCGCCATCACCGGGCTGGACCGGCTCACCGGGGACCTGCAGGGCCGGCGGCGCGGTGCCGCCGGCTCACCCGACGGCGGCGACCCCGTCCAGGCCGAACGGGACGCGCTGACGCAACTGCGGCTGCGCGAGCGCCGGTGGCGCTCGGACCTGGACCGGGACCTGCTTCGGTTCCGGCAGTCCGCCATCCGCGACGCCGGCCGCCTGCTGGACGACGTACGCGACCGGTGGAAGTTGCGGATCTCGAAGGAATGGAGCGGGGTGACCGAGGACGGCGCCCGGCAGTTGCTCGGCGAGCTGCGCAGCGAACTGCGCCTCGTGGCGGCCCACGTCAGCGCCACGGTGCAGGACGGCCTGGTCGCCACGCTGGCGGAGCAGATCGGCGGCGTGGACGCCGCCGTCGCGGTGCTGCGCCCGGTGACCGCCGACTTCGAGATCGAGCTGACGCCGGGCCGCCGCGGCCCGGACATGAGCTCCGGCATGCTCGACCCGTCCCTGGCCAGTTCGGCGGTGATGGGTGCGGGCATGGCGACCAGACTCGGGGTCATCCACGCCACCGGAGCGACGATCTTCGGGCCGATGGGCCTGCTGTTCGGCGGGGCGTGGTTCCTGGTGAACCTCGGCATGCGGCGGCTGCGCGTCGGACGCCAGCGGCTCGAAGCCGCCCTCAACGAGTCCCTCGCGGTGCTGCGCGGTGACCTCGCGGCCGGGATCGACGCCGCCATCCGGGACTGCCGGCCGGAGGTGGGGATCGCCGTGGAGGACCAGCTGCGCGCGGAGATCGCGCGGGTCACGGCGGTCATCCAGGAGGCCGAACGCCACGCCAAGGCCTCCGCGCACGAGCGCGAACAGGAGGTGGCCGCGGTGGACCGGGAACTGGCCGCGGTGGCCACGCAACGCGACCTCGTCGTACGGGAGCTCGCGTTGCTCGCCCGGCCGGGAACATCCGCGGCGTCCGCCGCATCCCACTCCCGATGA